The genome window GAGCCGATGCCGTCGAAGTTCTCGAAGCCGAAGCCGAGGTTGTCCATCTCCTCGTGGCAGCCGGCGCAGATCGGGTTCGCGCGGTGGATCTCGAGGCGCTGCCGGATCGAGCCCGTGGGCACCTCCTCGGTGACGAGCCCCTCGACGCCCGGGGGCGGCGCGTCGGGCTCGGTGCAGAGCATCTGCGTCATGATCCATTTGCCGCGCTTCACGGGCGAGGTGCGCGTCGGGAAGGACGTGACCGTGAGGATGGAGCCCTGCGCGAGCAGGCCCTTCCGGTTCGGATCCTGGAGCGTGACCCGGACGAAGCCCTCCCCCTGGAAATCCTTGATCTCGTAATGCGTCGCCAGCGCCTGGTCGATGTACGTGAAATCGGCGGTGAGCATCCGGGGGATCGGCAGGTCGCTCCGCAAGAACTCCTCGAAGAAGAGGCGGGTCTCCTGCCGCATCGACTCGCGCAGCGTGGCGTTCCACTTGGGGAAGGCGTGATAATCGGGCTGGTGATCGTCGAGGGCCCGGGTGAAGAGCCATTGCCCGGCGAAGTTGTCGACGAGCGCCTCGGCCTTCGGGTCCGCGAGCATGCGCTCGACCTGCGCCTCGATCTCGGCCGGATCTTGCAATTTGCCCTCCCGCGCGGCCGCGAAGAGCTCCTCGTCGGGCATGCTGCTCCAGAGGAAATAGGAGAGCCGCGAGGCGAGCTCGAAATCGTTCAGCGGGTGCGCGGGGGCGTCGGCGTTGGGGTCGGGATCGAGCTCGGGGCGGAACAGGAAATGGGGCGAGGTGAGGATGGCGCGCAGCGCGATCTCGATGCCGTCGGAGGGGGTTTGTCCCTGCGCCTCCGCGAGCGCGACCACGCCCACGAGCTTGTCGATCTCGGCCTCGCCGACGGGCCGGCGGAAGGCCCGCTCGGCGAATTTCTGGAGGATCTCCCGTACGCACGTGGCGCCGCTCGTGGGATCGCAGACCACGATACGCTCGCGGATCGGGTTTTTCCCGACGACCCCGAGCGGGCCCTCGATCTCGATCCAGTCGACGTGGAGGTTCCGGTCCGCGCCCAGGTCGGGATCGTAATAATCGTTCGTGAACTCGACCGAGACCACCTGCGTGCCGGCGTTGGCGCTGGCCTCGGCCTCGACGACCACGGCATTGGCGCTCGTCGCGCTGACGTCGAAGCTCCCGGCGATGGCGCCGCCGACGACGAGGTTCATCTTCACGGGATCGGGGCCCGCTTGATCACCCCAGACGCGCGCGGCGATTCGATACGTCCCCGTGGAGGGGAACTCGTGCGTGAGCGGCAATTCGCCGCCGCTCCACAGGTTCCAGTCGTCGCCGGAGGCCTGGCCGACCTGGCCGGTGAGCGTCTCCGCCTCGACCCGCAGCGTCGTGGAGGGCGAGGGGAGGTGCATCGCCTCGCGGGCCAGATCCTCGGCCGCGCGCGCATAAAGTTCGGCCTGGAGCGGCGAGATCGAGAGCACGTCCGCGATGTTGTCGAAGCCGTATCCGCGATCGTCGGCGGGGAAATCGTCCGCGGGCCGCAGCGTCGTGCCGAGCAGGTCGCGGACCGTATTGTTGTACTCGGCGCGGTTCAGCCGGTGCATCGTGACGCGCCCCGGATCCGTTCCGGGCGTGGCGGCGTCGTCGGAGCATCCAAATGCGGCCGGCGCGAGGACGGCCACGAGGACGAGCGGTGGAATGGGGAATCCGCGCCGTTTGTGGCGCGGCTCTCTGGGAATCGAACGAGGCATCGTCTTCCTCCTGGTCAAGGAGGTTACCGGATGCCGCCGATCGGATGGGCAGGAAATGGGGAGACGGGCGGCGAAATCAGCCTCGCCGGTGGAATCTTTCGGCGAGGGCCGACGTGGGGTTCACTCGAGCGGGGCGAGGCTCAGCGAGCAGTAGTAATACGTGCCGGTG of Polyangium spumosum contains these proteins:
- a CDS encoding DUF1592 domain-containing protein, with amino-acid sequence MPRSIPREPRHKRRGFPIPPLVLVAVLAPAAFGCSDDAATPGTDPGRVTMHRLNRAEYNNTVRDLLGTTLRPADDFPADDRGYGFDNIADVLSISPLQAELYARAAEDLAREAMHLPSPSTTLRVEAETLTGQVGQASGDDWNLWSGGELPLTHEFPSTGTYRIAARVWGDQAGPDPVKMNLVVGGAIAGSFDVSATSANAVVVEAEASANAGTQVVSVEFTNDYYDPDLGADRNLHVDWIEIEGPLGVVGKNPIRERIVVCDPTSGATCVREILQKFAERAFRRPVGEAEIDKLVGVVALAEAQGQTPSDGIEIALRAILTSPHFLFRPELDPDPNADAPAHPLNDFELASRLSYFLWSSMPDEELFAAAREGKLQDPAEIEAQVERMLADPKAEALVDNFAGQWLFTRALDDHQPDYHAFPKWNATLRESMRQETRLFFEEFLRSDLPIPRMLTADFTYIDQALATHYEIKDFQGEGFVRVTLQDPNRKGLLAQGSILTVTSFPTRTSPVKRGKWIMTQMLCTEPDAPPPGVEGLVTEEVPTGSIRQRLEIHRANPICAGCHEEMDNLGFGFENFDGIGSFRTVDLGFPVDSSGVLPGGKTFDGLAELSGILAEDPRFLHCVSEQMLTYALGRGHEAADADDLEHMTKELGDRGETFAELIKLVATSEPFRMRRGEAPGGAK